TACGCATCCCAGATAACGCCTTTATCCAGCGTTTGTAATTTTTCTACTGTGGACTTGAGGTGGGCGAAACGTAAAAAAGTATTATCATCATAGAGTATTTGCCCATTGCGAACGCTATTTTCTTCATCCACTTCAGCAATCATTAACTTGCCGTCATACAATCGGGCTGCTAATTCCAATACTTGATCAATATTCGCCCCTTTGATGGCTACCGCCAGATAGCCTACTCGCTGCCCCTCAAAACTTAGGGGCACAACCCCATCAGGGATCACTATGTTATTTTCCTGTCCCATTTCATCACGCGTCTGGGGCAGTTCAATAAAGCTCACTTGGCCATCAGGCAATTCAGATAAGAGCTTCACCTGCTCTGGTTGAATGATTTCCTTGTCCATAATGGCGTATGGCTCAAAGCCTTCATAACGGGTAATGCTCTCATTGCCTGCACGTATTTTTAGCACGGTATTACCCCGTACATCGAGGATTCTAAAAGTATCAAATAAAGAAATAACGGATTGATATTGCTGTAAGAATTCACTCAGAACAAAGAGTCGAACAGCATATTCTTCATGACGCTCATTTAAACGTGCCTGATTAAGTACCGGCATAAACTGCTTCATGGCCTGAGATTCGGGCAATTTGAGAATCAGTCGTTGATCGGTCTGCAAACTGCGGGTGATTTCAATGGCAATGTTTTCTAAACTGCGTTGAATATCTTCAGCAGCATCCAAATGGTAGATATTTTGCACATAATAGCTGGCAAACAAGCCCAGAGCCGTCGCCGGTAATAAAGTGGCCAATGTCACCCAACGAAAGATGTAGGATTTTAGTTTCACTCCCTATCCTTTTTATTTCTACAAAACAGTAACTTATTCAATAATTTTTCCATCATTTTATACATCGTTTTATGCATTGCTTACAAATTGACTTAAATTCATTACTTACATATTATCATGAAAATGCGCGGTTCTTATGACTATCCACCTAAGTCATTATCCTAACTTAATCAGTTGAATCGTAGCGAGAGCGACTTAGGTGCTGAAGATTAAGGGTTTTACAGGTTATTTTGGCTTTATTCGTAGTCACCCTACGGGTGAAGTCAAAATGTTCTGGAAAATCCTTAAGATTCAGTGCATAAGGCGGTCGCAGTAGATTCAACTGATTATTTTAGGATTATCCTAACTTAAAATTTGTGTATAATAGCGCTCTATACCCGTGATACTTGGAAATGCAGCGAGGCATTTTGACTAAGAGCCGATTGAGTGTATAAGTACTACATGATTGAGGCTTTTAGTTACATCTCTTAACAAAAAGAACGAAGCCTGCATTTCCAAGTATCATGGGTATAAATAAATGCTTAAGTTAGCTATCAACATTCAACAACCATCAACAACACAATAGGTGAAACTATGAAATGGTGTCGTGCAGAAATGGCACTTTATCTAATTATCGCTATATTAGGTATTGGCAGTATGATCACAGCCTGTGGACAAAAAGGCCCACTGTATAAGGCAGACAATAACACTTCTCTGGAACAAACCGGTGCAAGACATACTTAATTGTCTGCCATTGACGAGCAATCACTGAAAAACGAAGCATTTTATGGATTATTTTAACTATCAAGACGGCCAGCTCATGGCTGAAGATAATGTTGTGGCAAAACTGGCACAACATTATGGTACGCCACTTTATATTTATTCTCGTGCGACCTTCGAACGTCACTGGCATGCCTTTGATGAAGCTCTGGGGGATCAGCCGCACCTGATTTGCTATGCGGTTAAAGCAAACTCCAATTTAGGGGTGCTCAATATTCTTGCTCGCTTAGGCAGTGGTTTTGACATTGTTTCTCTGGGTGAATTAGAACGCGTGCTAGCCGCTGGCGGCTCACCGGATAAAATCGTTTTTTCCGGAGTCGGTAAACGCCCCGATGAAATAAAACGCGCTCTGGAAGTCGGTATCCACTGCTTTAATCTTGAATCAGAAGCAGAGATTGAGCGTGTTAATGCCGTGGCAGCAGAGATGCAAATGGTCGCTCCTGTTTCGGTGCGTGTTAACCCCGATGTTGATGCCAAAACCCATCCCTATATTTCCACTGGTCTAAAATCCAATAAATTTGGTATTGCCATTGAAGATGCCCGTGCTGTATATCAACGCATCAGCCAATTAGATAACCTGAAAATTGTTGGTGTGGATTGTCATATCGGCTCACAATTATTAGAAATTTCACCCTTTATCGATGCCCTGAAACGCGTCCTGGCACTGGTGGATAACCTGCGTAAAGACGGCATTAAATTACAGCACATTGATTTAGGTGGTGGCTTGGGCATTCCTTATAATGATGAACAGCCCCCTTCACCCGCAGAATATGCACAGGCAATTAAAGTGGTCATGGCTGGTCGCTTGCAGACCATTATTCTTGAACCTGGCCGTGCGATTGCAGGCAATGCAGGAATTTTAGTCACACGTGTTGAATTTCTTAAGCCAAGCAATGATAAAGACGGTAAAAATTTCGCGATTATCGATGCCGCCATGAATGACTTAATGCGCCCAGCACTGTATCAGTCCTGGCAGGGTATTATCCCCGTACTTGAAGGCGGCAATCCCGATGCCGACACGATGGTATATGATCTGGTAGGGCCGGTCTGTGAAACAGGTGACTTTTTAGGCAAAGATCGTGCCTTGGCTATCAAGGCTAATGATCTACTAGCAGTACGTTCTTCGGGTGCTTATGGTTTCTCAATGAGCTCAAACTATAATTCCCGTCCCCGTGCCGCTGAAGTCATTGTTGATGGAGCAGAACATTATCTGGTGCGTGAGCGCGAGTCTATTGTCTCATTGTTTAACTCTGAATCTGTTTTACCCTAGTGGCTCGTTTAGCAAACCCTTCATCCAATAAAGCAAACCTAGCGGACTGCCCCTGTCAGTCCGGCTTGCTGTTTCAAAACTGTTGTCAGCCCTTTCTCGACACCACAGCTGAGCACATCCCCGAATCAGCTGAACAGCTAATGCGTTCACGCTATTGTGCCTATGTGGTTCAGGATGAGAGCTATTTATTAAATACCTGGCACCCAAAAACACGTCCAGCAATACTTGATTTAGACACTTCTGTTGATAAATGGATCGGACTGAAAATTCTAGGTTCTGAATTAGGGCAAAAAGCCGATAACACAGGTACAGTGCATTTTATTGCTCGCTTTAAAAGCAATGGCAAGGCGCATAAACTGGAAGAGAATTCACAGTTTGAGAAAATTGACGGACGTTGGTTTTATCGACAAGCGATTATCCTAAAATAATCAGTTGAATCGTAGCGAGAGCGACTTAGGTGCTGAAGATTAAGGGTTTTACAGGTTATTTTGGCTTTATTCGTAGTCACCCTACGGGTGAAGTCAAAATGCTCTGGAAAATCCTTAAGATTCAGTGCATAAGGCAGTCACAGTAGGTTCAACTGATTTTTTTAGGATTATACTGTCAGATACTTTTTAACCAGTTCATCATCCAGAGTATCCATTACACCGGTGGCCACTTTTCTGCCTCTTTCCATAATGATAAAGTCTTTACCCACACGACGGGCAAATGGTAATTTTTGTTCCACCATAACGACGGTGATATTCGCTTCTTCGTAAACGTCAATTAAAACCCACGTTCACAATAAGCTTCAGTTAGCTCAAACTATGATCTTCAATTCGTAATTTGGAGATACAAATGAGCAACCATTCAAAAGATGCTTCGATGAAGCAACACATAGAGGCCTGCCAAGCCAGTAACTTAAGCCAGGCAGTTTATTGTCAACAACATAAGATACCCTCTCATATTTTTAGCTATTATCGAAAGAAGTTGGGTTATGTTAGCTCATCAAAACAGGTCAACACCAACAATCAACTCATTCCCATTAATTTACTGGCCAATTCCCCCACAAGCAATGCAATTAAAGTAAGCCATACCAATGGTTTCAGTTTGGAAATCAATTCTGATACGAACCTGAATCAGCTCAAGTCCATTCTGGATTTGCTCAGGACTGTTTCATGATAACGGGCATCACAGTCAATCAGGTTTATCTGGTTTCTGGTGTTACCGATATGAGAAAAGCAACCAATGGGCTATCACTGATTGTCTCAGAGCAATTGGAACACAATCCCTTTGATGGCAGTGTCTTTGTTTTTTGTAATCGTCAGCGAGATAAACTTAAAATACTGTACTGGGAGCGTAATGGTTTCTGGCTTTACTATCGTACACTTGAAAAAGGGAAATTCCAGTGGCCGATGGAAAAAGAACAACCCACTCTTTCGTTAACACTGAGAGAATTACAGTGGTTACTGGATGGTTTATCTTGCACACAACACCATGCTCACCCTGAAATTCATGGTCTGGAAAACAACTAAAAAAGTCCCTTTAGATGCGCATTAAACAGAATAAATACAAGCATTTAACGCTCATTTTTAGTATAATATAACGCATGAGTTCAACAGACAAAATACTACCAGAAGAGATACCAACGCTCAAAAACAGGGTGCTTGAACTCCAGTCAAAAGTGGACTGGTATGAGGAACAATTTCGTCTGTTGCAACACAAACGGTTTGGTACTTCCAGTGAAAAAAAAGAAGCCCACCCCGACTTCTTTAATGAGGCAGAAACGTTCGCCGAAGAAGCACCGGAAGTCCGTGAAACCATTACTTATGAGCGTAAAAAGCCCGGTCGTAAGCCTTTACCTAAAGACCTACCTCGTAAAGTTGTTCGTCATGAGTTATCTGAAGCAGAACAAGTCTGTGACTGCGGTCATCACTTGCATGAAATTGGTGAAGAGACCTCAGAGCAACTGGAAATTGTTCCTGCTCAGGTATATGTTGTAGAACATGTTCAGGTTAAATATGCCTGTCGTGCTTGTGAGGAAGGCGTTAAAACTGCTCCTAAGCCTGCACAGCCCATTCCTAGAAGTTTTGCATCACCCAGCCTGCTGGCCTATATCATTGTTTCTAAATTCCTAGACAGCTTGCCTCTCTATCGACAGGAAGCGATATTTAAACGCTATAAGATAACACTTTCCAGAGCCAGTATGTCCAACTGGGTGCTTAAATCAGCTGAATTACTCAAACCCTTTTATAATCGGTTGTTGTATTATCTCATTAGGCA
This genomic window from sulfur-oxidizing endosymbiont of Gigantopelta aegis contains:
- the lptM gene encoding LPS translocon maturation chaperone LptM, which gives rise to MKWCRAEMALYLIIAILGIGSMITACGQKGPLYKADNNTSLEQTGARHT
- the lysA gene encoding diaminopimelate decarboxylase yields the protein MDYFNYQDGQLMAEDNVVAKLAQHYGTPLYIYSRATFERHWHAFDEALGDQPHLICYAVKANSNLGVLNILARLGSGFDIVSLGELERVLAAGGSPDKIVFSGVGKRPDEIKRALEVGIHCFNLESEAEIERVNAVAAEMQMVAPVSVRVNPDVDAKTHPYISTGLKSNKFGIAIEDARAVYQRISQLDNLKIVGVDCHIGSQLLEISPFIDALKRVLALVDNLRKDGIKLQHIDLGGGLGIPYNDEQPPSPAEYAQAIKVVMAGRLQTIILEPGRAIAGNAGILVTRVEFLKPSNDKDGKNFAIIDAAMNDLMRPALYQSWQGIIPVLEGGNPDADTMVYDLVGPVCETGDFLGKDRALAIKANDLLAVRSSGAYGFSMSSNYNSRPRAAEVIVDGAEHYLVRERESIVSLFNSESVLP
- a CDS encoding YchJ family protein; the protein is MARLANPSSNKANLADCPCQSGLLFQNCCQPFLDTTAEHIPESAEQLMRSRYCAYVVQDESYLLNTWHPKTRPAILDLDTSVDKWIGLKILGSELGQKADNTGTVHFIARFKSNGKAHKLEENSQFEKIDGRWFYRQAIILK
- the tnpA gene encoding IS66 family insertion sequence element accessory protein TnpA, whose product is MSNHSKDASMKQHIEACQASNLSQAVYCQQHKIPSHIFSYYRKKLGYVSSSKQVNTNNQLIPINLLANSPTSNAIKVSHTNGFSLEINSDTNLNQLKSILDLLRTVS
- the tnpB gene encoding IS66 family insertion sequence element accessory protein TnpB (TnpB, as the term is used for proteins encoded by IS66 family insertion elements, is considered an accessory protein, since TnpC, encoded by a neighboring gene, is a DDE family transposase.); translated protein: MITGITVNQVYLVSGVTDMRKATNGLSLIVSEQLEHNPFDGSVFVFCNRQRDKLKILYWERNGFWLYYRTLEKGKFQWPMEKEQPTLSLTLRELQWLLDGLSCTQHHAHPEIHGLENN